In a genomic window of Curtobacterium flaccumfaciens pv. betae:
- a CDS encoding LysR family transcriptional regulator — protein MSAGIASLERSFGVRLFDRTGRQLVLTPAGEDLLPHARAVLESLNRMRDLATADDADLRGRVRLGIFTSMDIVDLTGVLQRFRRQHPLVAVELMTSPSGTTGLVQDLVAGRLDIAYTGLPTVPAGVVVEPLREMPFRVFTASDHPLAGRSSVSLTELADEPFVDTAHGFGNRIILDGALERLGIRRRIVAEMNDMPAVIRFASAGLGVGVVPDSGVRYDGAVLDLEDEVDPLRIGLAVRTSPEPSRAVRTLARDIVAARVG, from the coding sequence GTGTCCGCAGGCATCGCCTCACTCGAGCGCAGCTTCGGGGTGCGGCTCTTCGACCGCACCGGCCGACAGCTCGTCCTGACCCCGGCCGGCGAGGACCTGCTCCCCCACGCCCGCGCGGTGCTCGAGTCCCTCAACCGGATGCGCGACCTGGCCACCGCCGACGACGCCGACCTGCGGGGGCGGGTGCGGCTCGGCATCTTCACGAGCATGGACATCGTCGACCTGACGGGCGTGCTGCAGCGGTTCCGACGGCAGCACCCGCTCGTCGCGGTGGAGCTGATGACCTCGCCGTCGGGGACGACCGGGCTCGTGCAGGACCTGGTCGCCGGGCGGCTCGACATCGCCTACACGGGCCTGCCCACCGTGCCCGCCGGCGTCGTCGTGGAGCCGTTGCGGGAGATGCCGTTCCGGGTGTTCACCGCGTCGGACCACCCGCTCGCCGGCCGGTCGTCGGTGTCGCTCACCGAACTCGCCGATGAACCCTTCGTCGACACGGCGCACGGGTTCGGCAACCGGATCATCCTCGACGGGGCACTCGAGCGGCTCGGCATCCGGCGGCGCATCGTCGCGGAGATGAACGACATGCCCGCCGTGATCCGGTTCGCCTCGGCCGGGCTCGGCGTCGGGGTCGTACCGGACTCAGGGGTGCGGTACGACGGTGCGGTGCTCGACCTGGAGGACGAGGTCGACCCGCTCCGCATCGGTCTGGCGGTCCGGACGTCCCCGGAACCGAGCCGTGCGGTCCGGACGCTGGCGCGCGACATCGTGGCGGCGCGGGTGGGGTGA
- a CDS encoding LysR family transcriptional regulator, whose product MIALGVHRVQRMRLMCTIDLFDTRTMETRLLEQFVTVAAEGSVTRAAERL is encoded by the coding sequence ATGATCGCGCTCGGCGTGCATCGAGTCCAACGGATGCGCTTGATGTGCACGATCGATCTGTTCGATACTCGGACGATGGAGACCCGACTGCTCGAACAGTTCGTCACCGTCGCCGCCGAGGGCAGCGTCACCCGGGCGGCCGAACGACTCTGA